The following nucleotide sequence is from uncultured Draconibacterium sp..
TTAACGAAACGCTGTGGTACGGAATTGAAGACAAAAAAGTGGCCAACAACCGCGCTGTTACACTCAACAAATTGCGCAAAATTCTGGCACATTTCAATAAGGTAGAAATTAGCTCACAGAATGGCTACCTTCACTTAAATCTTTCGGAAGATTTTTTCTGCGACTACGTAGAGGCTTTTCAACTTTGTAAAATTCCGGAAGGAATGTCGCGGCAACAGTTGCAGCTATTTTTCCATTTAGTAAAAAAAGGCCGGCTATTAAAAGGAGCGGATTGGCCATGGCTCGACGAAGTGAGAGGATTTACCGGTAACCAGGTAATTGACAACCTGTTAAAACTGGCTTCGGATTATAAAAAAGAAAACAAAACTAAGGAAGTTGAAAAAGTTTCGCAACGAATTTTGGATTACGACGACCTGAACGAAGAAGCTCTTTTCCTGCAAATATGGGCCTTGCAAAAAGCCAATAACTCGCATTTAGCGAAGTTCAATTTCGAATCGTTCCGTTCAAAATATGAAAAAGCAATGGGTGAATCCTATGCACTAGGCTTTAAAGAATTCACCCATCATTACGCCGATCAATTATAACCAACCGCCTATTCTTTCCGCACCTTTTCGGCATGTTCCAATTCCACAGAAAAGTGACGCATTATTCGTGCTTCCTTTTTAATCCGGTATCCGTGATCGATCTCTTCCCTTCGATCGAAGATATTTTTTAGCGCCACTGCTACGACATTCATGTGATTATTGGTATAGGTTCGGCGTGGAATTGCCAAACGTAACATTTCCAGTTTCGGATAACGATTTTCGCGCGTAAGCGGATCACGATCTGCCAGCAATGTTCCTACTTCTACCCCACGAACTCCTGCCTCAAGGTACAACTCTATAGCCAGTGTTTGTGCGATATATTCTTCTTTCGGGACGTGACCCAGAAACTTTTTGGCATCAACAAAAACAGCATGTCCTCCAATAGGTTTCTGAACAGGAATTCCCCATTCTATTAAGCGGTTTCCCAAATATGCAACTTGTTGGATCCGGTTTTCAAGGAAATAACCTGTTGTTACTTCGTCAAGTCCAACAGCCAGCGCGTTCATATCGCGCCCGGCCATTCCGCCATAGGTATTAAATCCTTCGAACATGATATTAAAAACCGAAGCATCCTTCAACAACTGTTCGTCCTTCATGGCAAGAAATCCGCCAATATTTACAATACCGTCCTTTTTGCTGCTCATGGTCATGGCATCGGCATACGAAAACATTTCGGCCACAATTTCTTTGATGGTGCTGTTGCGGTATTCATCTTCGCGTTGCTGAATAAACCAGGCATTCTCGGCAAAACGTGCCGAGTCGAACACCACTTTAACATCATATTTTTTCGACAGCTCATGTACATCGCGTAAGTTTTGCATCGACACCGGCTGCCCGCCCGAAGTGTTACAGGTTAGCGTTACAATAACCATTGGAATCTGTTCTGCCGGGTGTGTTGAATAAACGGCTTCCAGTTTTTCCAAATCGATGTTCCCCTTAAACGGATGCAACGATTCAGTATCAAAAGCCTCATCAATAGTGCAATCAACAGCCGATGCTTTTCGGTATTCAATGTGTCCCTTTGTGGTATCAAAATGACTATTTCCCGGCACCACATCATCTTCTTTTACCAGTACCGAAAACAACACATTTTCGGCAGCACGGCCCTGATGAGTTGGCAAAAAATAGTCGAACCCAAGGATGTTTTTTATTGCATCTTTTAAGTGATAATATGAAGATGAACCTGCATAACTTTCGTCGCCAGTCATTATTGCAGCCCACTGATTCTGGCTCATGGAACCTGTTCCGCTATCGGTCAGCAAATCAATAAAAACCTGCTCACTTCTTAAATTAAAAAGGTTGTAGTTCGCTTTTTTTATCCACTCTTCGCGTTGTTCACGCGTACTTTTATAGATGGGTTCCACCATCTTTATTTTATATGATTCTGCAAATGGTAATTCCATAATTCTTGTTTTTGATGGACAGATTTTCAGGCAAAAAGACTCCGGAAAAGTTCTATCCGAAATAATATTGAAATGTTATAGAACGTCATTCCGAACTTGTTTCGGAATCTCATCTCTAAGATGCTGAAACAAGTTCAGCATGACGAAAGCAAAGAATTACAGAAAAGTGTAAGCGTCCCTGTTTTTGATATTCAGGAAGCTTCGGTTGTGGAGGTAGATAGCCATTAAAAATTTAATCATGACCTTTTAGTTTTACTACACTACAAATTTAATGCGCTTTAACCGATTTGCAACACGATAATTATCAGTTTTAAGCAATTTTAAATCCACTTCTATAATAAATACCTAATTTTGTGGCAAATAAGAAAAGGAATTGAAAATGGGAAACTTAGCATTTGAAGCAGTTATTTTCGATATGGACGGTGTAATAACCAAAACCGCCATCACGCACGCTGCGGCATGGAAGAAAATGTTTGACGAATACCTGCAAAAACACGCTGAAGAAACAGGGGAAACTTTTAAGGAATTTACACAAAGCGATTACCTGGCTTTTGTTGATGGCAAACCGCGTTACAAGGGAGTTGCATCGTTTTTAGAGTCGCGAAATATTAGTATTGAATTTGGCGATCCTTCTGATGCACCGGGTATGGAAACGATTTGTGGGCTGGGCAACCGCAAAAACGAAGCTTTTAACGAAGTAATTGAACGAGATGGCGTTGAGGTTTACGAATCGACAGCAAAAATACTAAACGATTTGAAAGAAGCTGGTATAAAACTAGGAGTAGCATCGTCGAGTAAAAACTGTGCACCGGTTTTGGAAGCTGTTGACATGCTAAAAATGTTTAGTGCCCGCGTTGACGGAGTTGTTTCGGCCGAGTTGGGATTACATGGCAAACCGGAACCGGATATTTTTACCACTGCCTGCGATATGCTGAAATCGACTCCGGCAAAAGCCATTGTTGTTGAAGATGCTGTTTCGGGAGTTCAGGCCGGAGCAAAAGGCGATTTTGGATTAACACTTGGTATCGCCCGCGAAAACAACGAAAAAGAGTTGGCTGAAGGCGGTGCCGATTTTGTGGTTACCGACCTTGAAGAAGTTGGCGGAATTTCAGGTTTAAACGAACTGTTTTTAAAGAGTATAAAATGATAACTTGAGGTCAAACTATCGTATTATAAATGGATGGTTTGACCTTACTTTTTTGTTAGTCCTCCCAGTTCCTCCACACTTTTTCGTAAAAAGTCGCGTGTGTAATAGTCTTCATCCACAACCTCCCCATTCCAAACTACAATATCCAAATCGATACAACGAGGTCCGAATTTAGGCCCTGTCCGGTCGCGCCCCATGCGGTCTTCAATTTGTTTGAGTAGCTTTTTCAAAGACTGCTCGTCTAACCCGGTGCTGACTTTTACCGCTCCGTTAGTAAAATCAGCCTGGTCTTCAATTCCAATGGGTGTGGTTTTTATCATAGAAGAAACCGTAAGTATCGTCACCTCTCGTTTCAGGATTTCAAGCATTTTGGCGATATTCTCGTCTGCGTTAATGTTTGAACCGATACCAATTATTACCTCATTCATCTCCTGGCCTCCATTTCCATCGATACCGATTCAGCAAACCGCAAAGCATGTGGTTTATCTACTTCAACACGAGCCCACTTTACTTTTTCGTCTTCCATTATTGTATCGAGAATACGCTTGGTGAGCACTTCCAGCAATTTGAAACGCCCTTCCTGAACCAATGCAATAATTTTTTTTGTGATTACTTTATAATTGAATATATCTTCGGGTTCGTCAGATTCGAGGGCCGATTCAGGAATATCAGTCTCAATTTCAAGGTTGATTACCACATCCTGTTTATTCACTAATTCATCGGGATTAAATCCGATGTAGGTTCTGATTAGCAGATCTTTTACGCGTATTTTAGCCATATTTAAAGGTTTTTCCCAAGGTTTTCTCCACCGTCGGCAAACAGCAATTGCCCGGTGAGATGATCATTTTCCAAAATATAATCCAAACTTTTCAAAATCGGCTCCACTCCTCCCGGTTTTTTCATCGGAATGCCCTGCGCCAGTTTTTCCAGGTAATCCCCATCCTCGTCCTCAGGAGGCAATGTAACACCGGGAGCAATGGCATTTATTCGAATATCGGGAGCAAATTCCAATGCCGTCATTTTTGTTAATTCCCAAAGCGCTTTTTTAGAGATGGAATAAGCTGCAAAATTCGATGCATTTGATGTTATTCGCGTATCAACAAAATTGATAATGTTGCCTGTTTTGAAGTAATTGGCAAAGTCACGGATAAGAAAAAACGGTGCTTTTAGGTTGACATCCATCTGCGCATCAAAAAGCTCCACTGATGTGTCTTTCAGGTAACCACGATCAAAAACTGAAGCGTTGTTTACCAGCAGATCAACTTTGATCTTTTCGGCAGCAAGTTTAGGTATCAATGCAACCACCTCATCGGTTTCAGACAAATTAGCCTGCCTGGCAATAAACTGCTTACCGGGATATTTAAGTGAAAGTTCTTCAACCAGCTCTTCAGCCACTTTTGCCGAAGAATTGTAGTGCACCACAACATTCCAGCCCTTTTCTGCCAGGTGCTCTGTTAACGATCGACCAATACGTTTTGCTGCTCCGGTTATTAAAGCTGTTCGTTTCATTCTGAAAAGTTAGTTATTTTTTCTAATAAGAACAGGTCGGCCAGACTTATGTTCACAAAAAAAGGCCCGCAAAACGGACCTTTTCAAAAACACTATATGGTTTTTCTATTTGCTGTACGAATTCAATTTACTCAGGTATTTTCCAATAATATCAAACTCAAGATTAATTACCGATCCCACTTCAATGGTGTGGAAATTGGTTACTTCTTGCGTGAAAGGAATAATAGCCACCTGGAAAGAATTGTCTTTTGAGTTAACCACGGTAAGACTAACACCATTAACCGTTACCGACCCTTTTTCAACGGTCATATAACCTTGTTTGGCTTTATCAATATCAAAGTCATATTCAAACGTGTAGTACCAGCTTCCGTCGGCCTCTTCAATTTTTACACACCTGGCAGTCTGATCAACGTGTCCCTGAACAATGTGTCCATCCAAACGGCCATTCATCATCATGCTGCGCTCCAAATTCACTTTCGATCCAACTTCCAACAAGCCAAGATTCGACTTAATAAGCGTTTCTTTAATGGCAGTAACTCTGTATTTCTTTTCGGCTTTATCCACCCAAACAACGGTTAAACAAACGCCATTATGCGATAAACTCTGGTCAACTTTCAGCTCGTCGGCAAACGAACAGGTTAAGGTAAAATGTACATTCTCCTGATCCTTTTCAACGGCTACTACAGTTCCGTATTCTTCTACAATTCCTGAAAACATAGCTTTATATTTTGATTTGCGAATTCCGATTAACGATATTTGACTTCAGATCTTTCTTCATCAATTGTTAATCCACATTCATCATTCTACAGTTATTTTACACTCCACTCTACACCATCTTTGGTGTCCTTTAGCTCAATGCCAATTGCATTTAGCTCGTCGCGAATTTTATCGGCCGTCCCCCAGTCTTTATTGGCTTTGGCATCTTTCCGCAGGTTAATAAGCAATTCTACCGCTCCACCCAATACTTCGTTGTTTCCACTTCCTGTTTCACCTTCCTCTTTCAAACCAAGAATATCGAAAACCACTGCATTGTAAAATGCTTTTAAATCCTCCAGATCAGCAGCTGATATTTTCTCGTTACCGGCTTTTATCGAGTTGATCATTTTTACGCCGTCAAAGAGGTGCGCAATAGCAATCGGGCTGTTTAAATCGTCACTTAAGGCAGCAAAACATTTTTCTTTTATGCTGGCCACATCAACTGTCGACAAATCAGATGCAGTTAACTCACCCAGTGTTTTTAATGCACTCATCAAACGCTCCAAACCTTTTTCTGAGGCTTGTAAAGCTTCATTCGAGAAGTCGATGGTACTGCGGTAATGCGCCTGCAAAATAAAGAAACGGATAGTCATTGGCGAATACGACTGCTCGAGAATTTCGTGCGTGCCGGTAAACAATTCATCGAGTGTAATAAAGTTACCCAGCGAGCGCGCCATTTTCTGACCGTTAATGGTAATCATGTTATTATGCATCCAGTAACGCACCGATTCCTGGCCTCTGCATGCTGTATTTTGTGCAATCTCGCACTCGTGGTGCGGAAAAGTCAAATCCATTCCGCCACCGTGAATATCAAACTGCTCGCCTAAATATTTTGTGCTCATTGCCGAACACTCAAGGTGCCATCCCGGAAAACCATCGCTCCAGCGCGAAGGCCAGCGCATAATATGTTCCGGCGCCGCTTTTTTCCACAAAGCAAAATCAAAAGAGTTCTTCTTTTCATCCTGCCCGTCCAATTTACGGGTGTTCGTTTTTATATCATCCAGATTACGACCGGAAAGTTTTCCGTATTTATAATCGTTGTTATATTTTTCTACATCGAAATAAACCGAACCATTGGCCTCGTAAGCGTATCCGTTTTTCAGAATGCCTTCAATAACCTGGATTTGCTCGATGATATGACCTGAAGCGCGCGGCTCGATACTTGGAGACGTAACATTCAAATCGTCCATGTTGCGATGAAATGTGTTCATATATTTCTGAACCACTTCCATTGGCTCCAGCTGCTCCAGGCGCGCCTTTTTGGCTATGCGGTCTTCTCCAACACCTTCCACCTCATCCTCGAGGTGACCAACATCGGTGATGTTACGCACGTAACGAACTTTATTTCCGAGGAAAGTAAGGTAACGGAACAACAAATCGAATGTGATAAACGGGCGGGCGTGCCCAAGGTGCGAGTTGCTGTATACTGTTGGCCCGCATACGTACAAACCAACACGACCTTCAACAAGTGGTTTAAACGCTTCTTTTTTGCGGGTTAATGTATTGTAAATAAACAGTTGATTACTCATGGTTATTTTGAAATCGTATGATTTTGCAAAGGTAAAACAAAATGAGTGATTTTGTGGCTGTTAGCAAAACCCTCTGCATAAAGGTAAACCGAACTTAACCTGAATGCAAATTGCGCCTAAGCAGTTTGCTCAGTTTCAACTTCTTCTGTCTCGTTTTTGCTCTCATCAAGTTTGTTAAAATACTTGCGATAGAAAAGCAAAATTGAAAAGATACCTACTGTAATTGCCGAATCGGCGATATTAAAAACCGGACGAAAAAAGATAAACGGATCTCCTCCAATTCTTGGTATCCACTCGGGATAGCGACCTTCAAGCAGCGGAAAATAAAACATATCAACCACTCTTCCGTGCAGGAAGCTGGAATAACCGCCTTCAGCAGGAAACAATGTAGCCACTTGCCCGTAGCTGTGATTAAATATCATTCCGTAAAAAAGACTGTCGATAATATTCCCGATAGCACCGGCAAAAATCAACGCAATACAAGCCACAAAACCAAAAGGCACTTCTTTTTGTTTGGCCAATTTAAACAGGTACCAACCAATTGCAATTACCGCCACAATACGAAAAACACTTAAAAACATTTTCCCGTATTCGCCGGCAAACTCAAAACCAAAGGCCATACCGTTATTCTCCACAAAATGAAGGATAAACCAATCCTTAAACACCACAATCTCATCACCAATCGACAGGTTGGTTTTAATCCAGAATTTCAGAACCTGATCGACAATTAAAATGAAGAATATAATTATTATCGATTTTACACTACGCGACATATGCTAACCCTTTATAACAGAAATGCCCTTCGGAATTTTAAATACATTTCCCGAAGAGCAATTCAAGTTTCTTTTTTCTAACAATTATTTTCCGCCATTCTTCGCATCAATACTTAGCGTTGCATGAGGAACTGCACGTAATCTTTCTTTTGCAATTAATTTGCCGGTATCACGACAAATGCCGTATGTTTTATTTTCGATACGAATAAGAGCAGCTTGTAAGTGCTGAATAAATTTTAACTGGCGCTGAGCTAATTTTCCAGCTTCCTCTTTAGAAAGGGTAGCGGCGCCCTCTTCCAATACTTTAAATGTTGGCGAGGTATCAGAAATATCATTACCATCGCTTTGAGTGATTGAATTCTTGTACATATTATAATCTTCCTGAGCTTTTTCAAGCTTATCAAGAATGATCTTTTTGAATTCCATCAACTCTTCATCCGAATATCTGTTTTTGTCTCCCATAATTCGTGGGTTTTTAAGTTCCTCTCTTTTTTCAACAAGGCCCTAAAGTAATAAAAAAGTCCATCATTTGCGATGCCTGTTGACAAATATTTAATTCACCTTTTCAATCTCAATCTGCGCCATTACATCTTTGTCAATTTCTACTTCTTTTGCATTGGCCAAATTAGCACTATCAGTCAGCTTCAGAGCATCGGCAAGTGTTTGTGCACAAATGTATTCTTTGTGGTTTTCAACCGCCACATTATACTCCTCGTGCTTTGCAATACGCAACTTAATCCGATCGGTTACCTCAAAATCATTATCCTTTCGTAAGTTCTGTATTTTGTTGATAAATTCACGGGCAATTCCCTCTTGTTTAAGCTCTTCCGAGACATTGATATCCAAAGCGATAGTCATTTGTCCTTCGGTAGCCACTGTCCATCCCGGAATATCTTCGGTTTGAATTTCAACATCATCAAGCGACAGCATAACTTTTTCATCTCCCACTGCCAACTCAAATTCTCCGTTGCTCTCAAATTCCGAAATTGCATTCTGATCCAACTGATTTACCGCTCCGGCAATTTGTTTCATCATTTTACCGTATTTCGGACCGAGTGCTTTAAAATTCGGCTTGATCTTCTTTTTGATCACCCCGGCAGTATCGGTTAAGAACTCAACTTCTTTAACGTTAACTTCTGCCAAAATTATATTTGAAACCGCCTCGAATAGTTCTTTAAAGTGCGGATTTAATACCGGCACCATAATTTTACCCAGCGGCTGGCGTACTTTCAGTTTTTCTTTGCGACGCAGGGCCAAAATCATAGAAGAAGCTTTTTGCGCAATAGCCATTTTTTCTTCCAGATCTTTGTCGATCAATTCTTCTGCATAAGCAGGAAAATCAACCAGGTGCACACTCTGATCTTCTGCTTTTCCGGTAGCCTTATTCAGATCGTTGTAAAGCATATCGGCATAAAACGGCGCAATTGGCGACATTAATTTCGACACCACTTCCAAACAAGTGTACAGTGTTTGATAAGCTGAAATTTTGTCTGTAGAATACTCTCCACCCCAGTAACGTTTGCGGCTTAAACGCACAAACCAGTTACTCAGGTTCTCGCTTACAAACTCAGAAATAGCACGGCCGGCACGTGTTGGCTCGTAATTTTCGTAGCTGTCGCCCACTTCTTTTATCAGCGAGTTCAGCAATGAAATAATCCAGCGATCAATTTCCGGACGCTGCTCAACAGGAATTTCTTCCTCGGCATACTTAAAACCGTCGACATTGG
It contains:
- a CDS encoding tryptophanase codes for the protein MELPFAESYKIKMVEPIYKSTREQREEWIKKANYNLFNLRSEQVFIDLLTDSGTGSMSQNQWAAIMTGDESYAGSSSYYHLKDAIKNILGFDYFLPTHQGRAAENVLFSVLVKEDDVVPGNSHFDTTKGHIEYRKASAVDCTIDEAFDTESLHPFKGNIDLEKLEAVYSTHPAEQIPMVIVTLTCNTSGGQPVSMQNLRDVHELSKKYDVKVVFDSARFAENAWFIQQREDEYRNSTIKEIVAEMFSYADAMTMSSKKDGIVNIGGFLAMKDEQLLKDASVFNIMFEGFNTYGGMAGRDMNALAVGLDEVTTGYFLENRIQQVAYLGNRLIEWGIPVQKPIGGHAVFVDAKKFLGHVPKEEYIAQTLAIELYLEAGVRGVEVGTLLADRDPLTRENRYPKLEMLRLAIPRRTYTNNHMNVVAVALKNIFDRREEIDHGYRIKKEARIMRHFSVELEHAEKVRKE
- a CDS encoding beta-phosphoglucomutase family hydrolase, which gives rise to MGNLAFEAVIFDMDGVITKTAITHAAAWKKMFDEYLQKHAEETGETFKEFTQSDYLAFVDGKPRYKGVASFLESRNISIEFGDPSDAPGMETICGLGNRKNEAFNEVIERDGVEVYESTAKILNDLKEAGIKLGVASSSKNCAPVLEAVDMLKMFSARVDGVVSAELGLHGKPEPDIFTTACDMLKSTPAKAIVVEDAVSGVQAGAKGDFGLTLGIARENNEKELAEGGADFVVTDLEEVGGISGLNELFLKSIK
- the folK gene encoding 2-amino-4-hydroxy-6-hydroxymethyldihydropteridine diphosphokinase codes for the protein MNEVIIGIGSNINADENIAKMLEILKREVTILTVSSMIKTTPIGIEDQADFTNGAVKVSTGLDEQSLKKLLKQIEDRMGRDRTGPKFGPRCIDLDIVVWNGEVVDEDYYTRDFLRKSVEELGGLTKK
- a CDS encoding dihydroneopterin aldolase, with the translated sequence MAKIRVKDLLIRTYIGFNPDELVNKQDVVINLEIETDIPESALESDEPEDIFNYKVITKKIIALVQEGRFKLLEVLTKRILDTIMEDEKVKWARVEVDKPHALRFAESVSMEMEARR
- a CDS encoding SDR family NAD(P)-dependent oxidoreductase — its product is MKRTALITGAAKRIGRSLTEHLAEKGWNVVVHYNSSAKVAEELVEELSLKYPGKQFIARQANLSETDEVVALIPKLAAEKIKVDLLVNNASVFDRGYLKDTSVELFDAQMDVNLKAPFFLIRDFANYFKTGNIINFVDTRITSNASNFAAYSISKKALWELTKMTALEFAPDIRINAIAPGVTLPPEDEDGDYLEKLAQGIPMKKPGGVEPILKSLDYILENDHLTGQLLFADGGENLGKNL
- a CDS encoding riboflavin synthase, which codes for MFSGIVEEYGTVVAVEKDQENVHFTLTCSFADELKVDQSLSHNGVCLTVVWVDKAEKKYRVTAIKETLIKSNLGLLEVGSKVNLERSMMMNGRLDGHIVQGHVDQTARCVKIEEADGSWYYTFEYDFDIDKAKQGYMTVEKGSVTVNGVSLTVVNSKDNSFQVAIIPFTQEVTNFHTIEVGSVINLEFDIIGKYLSKLNSYSK
- the cysS gene encoding cysteine--tRNA ligase, translating into MSNQLFIYNTLTRKKEAFKPLVEGRVGLYVCGPTVYSNSHLGHARPFITFDLLFRYLTFLGNKVRYVRNITDVGHLEDEVEGVGEDRIAKKARLEQLEPMEVVQKYMNTFHRNMDDLNVTSPSIEPRASGHIIEQIQVIEGILKNGYAYEANGSVYFDVEKYNNDYKYGKLSGRNLDDIKTNTRKLDGQDEKKNSFDFALWKKAAPEHIMRWPSRWSDGFPGWHLECSAMSTKYLGEQFDIHGGGMDLTFPHHECEIAQNTACRGQESVRYWMHNNMITINGQKMARSLGNFITLDELFTGTHEILEQSYSPMTIRFFILQAHYRSTIDFSNEALQASEKGLERLMSALKTLGELTASDLSTVDVASIKEKCFAALSDDLNSPIAIAHLFDGVKMINSIKAGNEKISAADLEDLKAFYNAVVFDILGLKEEGETGSGNNEVLGGAVELLINLRKDAKANKDWGTADKIRDELNAIGIELKDTKDGVEWSVK
- a CDS encoding lipoprotein signal peptidase; translated protein: MSRSVKSIIIIFFILIVDQVLKFWIKTNLSIGDEIVVFKDWFILHFVENNGMAFGFEFAGEYGKMFLSVFRIVAVIAIGWYLFKLAKQKEVPFGFVACIALIFAGAIGNIIDSLFYGMIFNHSYGQVATLFPAEGGYSSFLHGRVVDMFYFPLLEGRYPEWIPRIGGDPFIFFRPVFNIADSAITVGIFSILLFYRKYFNKLDESKNETEEVETEQTA
- a CDS encoding TraR/DksA C4-type zinc finger protein, with the translated sequence MGDKNRYSDEELMEFKKIILDKLEKAQEDYNMYKNSITQSDGNDISDTSPTFKVLEEGAATLSKEEAGKLAQRQLKFIQHLQAALIRIENKTYGICRDTGKLIAKERLRAVPHATLSIDAKNGGK